The Chitinivorax sp. B genome has a window encoding:
- a CDS encoding PPC domain-containing protein, whose product PTPTPTPTPTPTPTPTPTPGGDVLRNGVAITGLNAAANEEKRYTIEVPDGARFLALRTGSGTGDVDLYVKHGSAPTKGRDGISDAKSTGDTNAEYVLIKNPKPGKHYILLHAYSKVGGASVIGVVR is encoded by the coding sequence CCCCAACCCCAACACCCACGCCAACTCCTACTCCAACACCCACACCCACACCCACACCGGGTGGTGATGTGTTGCGTAATGGGGTTGCCATTACCGGTTTGAATGCGGCTGCCAATGAAGAAAAGCGCTACACCATTGAGGTACCCGATGGTGCTCGCTTCCTGGCATTGCGTACTGGCAGTGGTACCGGTGACGTTGATTTGTATGTGAAACATGGCAGCGCACCGACCAAGGGACGGGATGGTATCAGCGATGCGAAGTCGACCGGCGATACCAACGCCGAATATGTGCTGATCAAGAATCCCAAGCCAGGCAAGCATTACATTCTGTTGCATGCGTATTCCAAGGTAGGCGGTGCGTCCGTCATCGGTGTCGTGCGCTGA